A genomic segment from Tolypothrix sp. NIES-4075 encodes:
- a CDS encoding SMP-30/gluconolactonase/LRE family protein, which yields MPEAIEIYDDRLSKLVRPDATLQKLALGAVHSEGPVYFHEDDSIIWSDAHGNRLLRWNNSDGVSVLRDPSNYQSGNYRDLEGRLVACSSGDRAIIRREHNGEWKTLVDRYQGKRLNSPNDLVVKRDGTIWFTDPPYGLTQPNQGYGGKEEQAGSYVYRFDPATGEIYPVVTDMERPNGLAFSPDESFLYVSDTSEFDYPQGHHYIRVYTVKEGKQAIDGRTFAVVEPGQPDGFRVDEHGNIFTSSKDSVQVFAPDGTRLGKILVPETSTNLTFGEVGKNRLFITAGESLYAIYLNTRGVQQ from the coding sequence ATGCCTGAAGCCATCGAAATTTATGATGATCGCCTGTCTAAACTCGTGCGTCCAGATGCGACACTTCAAAAGCTTGCTTTAGGCGCAGTTCATAGCGAAGGTCCGGTTTACTTCCACGAAGATGATAGCATTATCTGGAGTGATGCTCACGGTAATCGCCTGTTGCGCTGGAACAACAGCGACGGTGTAAGCGTTTTGCGAGATCCATCGAACTATCAAAGTGGTAATTATCGAGATTTAGAAGGTCGTCTGGTTGCATGTTCGTCAGGCGATCGCGCTATTATCCGCCGCGAACACAACGGTGAGTGGAAAACTTTAGTAGATCGTTACCAAGGTAAGCGCCTCAACAGCCCCAATGACTTAGTAGTGAAGCGTGATGGTACAATCTGGTTTACCGATCCACCCTATGGACTGACTCAGCCAAACCAAGGATACGGGGGCAAAGAAGAACAAGCGGGAAGTTACGTGTATCGTTTCGACCCAGCAACGGGTGAAATTTATCCAGTTGTGACAGACATGGAACGCCCTAATGGTCTGGCTTTTAGCCCGGACGAAAGTTTTTTATATGTATCAGATACTTCTGAGTTTGACTATCCCCAAGGACATCATTATATCCGTGTATATACGGTGAAGGAAGGTAAGCAAGCGATTGATGGTCGCACGTTTGCAGTCGTTGAGCCAGGACAACCCGACGGTTTTCGTGTAGATGAACACGGTAATATTTTTACTAGCTCTAAGGATAGCGTGCAGGTGTTTGCACCCGATGGTACTCGGTTGGGTAAAATCCTAGTTCCAGAAACCTCTACAAATCTTACCTTTGGTGAAGTGGGAAAAAACCGCCTTTTTATCACGGCTGGTGAATCTTTATATGCCATCTACCTTAATACTCGTGGGGTGCAGCAATGA
- a CDS encoding L-dopachrome tautomerase-related protein — MVNIAATNSTNIPLLPSEKAIGNLELVTLFDEPMPIGVVVCKKGRIFISYPRLVDDIDFTVAELKQPNQRNGHRVCYPNAEIHRQDGAPPSERLLSVQGMTLDARDRLWLLDHAKIKQNPVPAGAPKLVGVDLETNQTFQKIIFPEAIASAKSTLWARFTGKTVCAISLQN; from the coding sequence ATGGTCAACATTGCCGCAACCAATTCTACTAATATTCCCTTACTTCCTTCTGAGAAAGCCATTGGTAACTTAGAGTTAGTTACACTTTTTGACGAACCTATGCCTATCGGTGTAGTGGTATGTAAAAAAGGACGCATTTTTATCAGCTACCCCCGGTTGGTTGATGATATTGACTTTACTGTAGCCGAACTTAAGCAGCCGAATCAAAGAAATGGTCATCGCGTTTGCTACCCCAATGCAGAGATACATAGACAAGATGGGGCACCACCATCTGAGCGGTTGCTTTCGGTTCAAGGAATGACACTGGATGCACGCGATCGCCTTTGGTTATTAGACCACGCTAAAATTAAGCAAAATCCCGTCCCTGCCGGCGCACCGAAGCTTGTTGGTGTTGACTTGGAGACTAACCAAACTTTTCAGAAGATTATATTTCCAGAAGCGATCGCCTCTGCCAAGTCTACCCTATGGGCAAGATTTACGGGAAAAACCGTATGTGCTATTTCGCTTCAAAATTGA
- a CDS encoding GMC oxidoreductase, whose product MITKSDRYDIIIIGTGAGGGTLAYRLAPTGKKILVLERGDFLPREKENWSASEVYQKERYHTDEHWYDKDGKAFRPQTGYWVGGNTKLYGSALLRLRERDFEQVIHKGGISPAWELKYQDFEPYYTQAEKLYDVHAIQGEDPTDPPRSEPYPYPPISHEPDMQEISDGIKELGYYPFHLPMGMKLNELDFTNSPCIRCNTHDGYPCLVHAKADAEVNAIRPIRDNSNVTLLTKAKVLKLHTNESGREITAVETDVNGDLHHFSADIVVVACGAINSAALLLRSEDDKHPNGLANSSDQVGRNLMKQQEFALLSIHFEPNKANFQKTIAINDFYWGEPDFPYPMGMVQNTGNVLADMIPGEAPPLLAPFAKLIPEFGLHQIAERSVGWWLQTEDLPDANNRVRVVGDKLHLDYTLNNTEAAQRLVHRWTSVMKSIPRKAMHVIPFGLYPRNEIPLEAVAHQCGTCRFGSDPKTSVLDLNCRTHDVDNLYVVDSSFFPSNTGVNPTLTIIANALRVGDHLAQRLK is encoded by the coding sequence ATGATTACCAAGAGCGATCGCTATGACATTATCATTATTGGTACTGGTGCAGGAGGTGGAACCCTAGCCTATCGCCTAGCACCAACGGGTAAGAAAATTTTAGTGTTAGAGCGGGGTGATTTTTTACCCAGAGAAAAAGAAAATTGGAGTGCGTCAGAGGTTTACCAAAAAGAGCGATACCACACCGACGAACATTGGTATGACAAAGATGGTAAAGCTTTTCGTCCCCAAACTGGCTACTGGGTAGGCGGCAATACCAAATTGTATGGTTCGGCATTATTACGACTGCGAGAGCGGGATTTTGAGCAGGTTATCCATAAAGGCGGCATTTCTCCTGCCTGGGAACTGAAATATCAGGACTTTGAGCCGTATTACACCCAGGCAGAAAAGTTGTATGATGTTCATGCTATTCAAGGAGAAGATCCGACCGATCCGCCTCGCAGCGAACCATATCCCTATCCTCCAATCAGTCATGAGCCGGATATGCAGGAAATTTCTGACGGCATCAAAGAACTGGGCTACTACCCATTCCATTTGCCGATGGGAATGAAGCTAAACGAGCTTGACTTTACCAACAGTCCCTGTATTCGCTGCAATACCCATGACGGCTATCCCTGTCTTGTTCATGCCAAGGCTGATGCTGAAGTTAATGCTATTCGTCCCATCCGCGATAACTCGAATGTGACGTTGTTGACGAAAGCCAAGGTTTTAAAACTGCATACAAATGAGTCTGGACGGGAAATAACCGCAGTCGAAACCGATGTCAACGGCGATTTGCATCATTTCTCGGCGGATATTGTCGTGGTTGCTTGTGGTGCGATTAACTCTGCTGCTTTGCTGTTGCGCTCAGAAGACGATAAACATCCTAACGGATTAGCGAACAGTTCCGATCAGGTGGGGCGAAATTTGATGAAGCAGCAGGAATTTGCGCTTTTGTCAATCCACTTTGAACCTAACAAAGCAAACTTTCAGAAGACGATCGCCATTAACGATTTTTACTGGGGTGAACCGGATTTTCCCTATCCAATGGGGATGGTACAAAATACCGGAAATGTGCTTGCGGATATGATTCCAGGAGAAGCACCCCCCTTGTTAGCACCTTTTGCGAAACTGATTCCAGAGTTTGGACTCCACCAAATTGCTGAACGTTCGGTGGGATGGTGGCTGCAAACTGAAGACTTACCCGATGCTAACAATCGCGTGCGTGTTGTCGGTGATAAGCTGCATTTAGATTACACCCTGAATAATACCGAAGCTGCCCAACGCCTAGTTCATCGCTGGACATCGGTGATGAAATCCATCCCGCGAAAAGCGATGCACGTCATCCCGTTTGGTCTTTATCCACGCAATGAGATTCCCCTAGAAGCAGTGGCTCATCAATGCGGTACTTGTCGTTTTGGTAGCGATCCGAAAACTTCAGTGCTGGATCTCAACTGCCGCACTCATGATGTTGATAATCTTTACGTTGTCGATAGTAGCTTCTTCCCCTCAAATACCGGGGTTAACCCAACGCTGACAATTATTGCTAACGCTTTGCGTGTTGGCGATCATTTAGCTCAAAGATTGAAATAG
- a CDS encoding serine/threonine protein kinase, giving the protein MLQAEQILQNRYQIQRQLGNNGVRQTWLATDLQATDVDNSLVVVKLLAFGGTVQWDDLKLFEREAQILKQLNHPRIPRYLDYFCVDDRTLWFGLVQEYIPGESLKEQLNAGKRFSQKEVRKIAVEILNILMHLHELNPTVLHRDIKPSNLIWGEDNHIYLVDFGAVQDKAAKEGVTFTVVGTYGYAPMEQFGGRAVPASDLYALGASLIHLLTGTAPSDLPVQELRIQFADRVNLNSAFVGWLQKLVEPAPEQRFTSARQALEALKNGVALKSAKSNQLQRKEIINNSGCGINNTAEEVPDEIKGWNWGAFLLPWFWLWTNQVWVGLLCFVPQTGFVVTLALGAKGNEWAWKSRRWRSIEQFKEHQRGWAIAGLLIWASIGTILGKGAIALLTSMLELLIGY; this is encoded by the coding sequence ATGCTGCAAGCAGAACAGATATTACAAAATCGTTACCAAATTCAACGTCAACTCGGCAATAATGGAGTTCGCCAAACTTGGCTAGCAACAGATTTACAAGCTACTGATGTTGATAATTCTCTTGTTGTAGTTAAACTCCTTGCTTTTGGCGGTACTGTACAATGGGATGACCTGAAACTTTTTGAACGAGAAGCACAAATTCTCAAACAGCTAAATCATCCCCGCATTCCCCGGTATCTCGATTATTTTTGTGTCGATGACCGAACACTTTGGTTTGGCTTGGTGCAAGAATATATCCCTGGTGAATCGCTCAAAGAGCAACTTAATGCGGGGAAAAGGTTTAGCCAAAAAGAAGTTAGAAAAATTGCTGTAGAGATTTTAAATATTCTCATGCATTTGCATGAGTTGAATCCTACAGTATTGCATCGCGATATTAAACCAAGTAATTTAATTTGGGGTGAAGATAATCATATTTATTTAGTTGATTTTGGCGCAGTTCAAGATAAAGCCGCAAAAGAAGGTGTAACTTTCACTGTGGTGGGAACTTATGGTTATGCACCGATGGAACAATTTGGAGGTAGAGCGGTTCCAGCATCGGATCTCTATGCACTGGGAGCGTCTTTGATACATTTGTTAACAGGTACTGCTCCATCTGATTTACCAGTGCAGGAATTGCGGATTCAATTTGCTGACCGAGTTAATCTGAATTCGGCTTTTGTCGGTTGGCTGCAAAAGTTGGTAGAACCCGCACCAGAACAACGATTTACAAGTGCCCGTCAAGCTTTGGAGGCACTCAAAAATGGCGTTGCTCTCAAAAGCGCTAAAAGCAATCAATTGCAGCGCAAAGAAATAATAAATAACTCTGGGTGCGGGATAAATAATACAGCCGAAGAAGTTCCTGATGAAATTAAGGGATGGAACTGGGGTGCATTTCTATTACCTTGGTTTTGGTTGTGGACTAATCAAGTTTGGGTAGGATTGTTATGTTTTGTACCGCAAACTGGTTTTGTCGTCACTCTTGCCCTCGGTGCAAAAGGTAATGAATGGGCTTGGAAAAGTAGAAGGTGGCGCAGTATCGAACAATTTAAAGAACATCAAAGAGGCTGGGCGATCGCCGGACTTTTGATTTGGGCATCAATTGGTACGATCTTGGGGAAAGGTGCGATCGCTCTTCTCACCTCGATGCTGGAATTGCTAATTGGGTATTGA
- the msrA gene encoding peptide-methionine (S)-S-oxide reductase MsrA, giving the protein MAIFGFGKKLTVPTPEEALPGRAEEMPLTNRHYVNGNPLKPPFPQGMELALFGMGCFWGAERKFWQLDGVFTTAVGYAAGSTPNPTYQEVCSGMTGHNEVVRVVFDPKVISYSQLLKTFWESHNPTQGMRQGNDTGTQYRSGVYVYSEAQKQEAIASRDAYQEALNAAGYGKITTEILDAPEYYYAEDYHQQYLAKNPGGYCGLGGTNVACPVGVVNG; this is encoded by the coding sequence ATGGCGATATTTGGATTTGGTAAAAAACTAACCGTGCCTACTCCTGAAGAAGCTTTGCCAGGACGGGCAGAAGAAATGCCACTAACCAACCGTCACTATGTCAACGGTAATCCCCTCAAGCCACCATTCCCCCAAGGTATGGAACTGGCATTATTTGGTATGGGCTGCTTTTGGGGTGCAGAACGCAAATTCTGGCAACTTGACGGAGTTTTCACCACTGCTGTAGGTTACGCAGCCGGTTCAACTCCCAACCCCACATATCAAGAAGTATGTAGCGGCATGACCGGTCACAATGAAGTAGTCCGCGTTGTCTTCGATCCCAAGGTGATTAGTTACTCACAATTGCTCAAAACCTTCTGGGAAAGCCACAACCCCACCCAAGGAATGCGTCAGGGTAATGACACCGGCACTCAATATCGTTCCGGAGTGTACGTGTATTCTGAAGCTCAAAAGCAAGAGGCTATTGCATCAAGAGACGCTTATCAAGAAGCCCTCAACGCCGCAGGTTATGGCAAGATTACTACAGAAATTTTGGATGCTCCTGAGTATTATTACGCAGAAGACTACCATCAGCAGTATCTTGCCAAAAATCCCGGTGGATATTGCGGCTTAGGTGGGACAAATGTTGCTTGTCCTGTGGGAGTAGTGAATGGGTAA
- a CDS encoding anti-sigma factor gives MNRSSTPEYLEELAAGYVVGNLDAEEAEEFRQLLAENPELLTEVNHLEEVMGQLLYGLNEVEPPQHLRSAILEAADISANPTPVLKRSPLPWSKIVASIAALLVLVLGLENYRLRQDLSIAKNVTTLLESSETRLFSLRGMDIANTASGKIIMNPQQQKIAIFIQKLPAPPVGHVYRLWALVDNEKIPCGQLSSNPQFMILDKLSIPPDLYSDISGLIVTLESSQINSDPVGQVVMKSIL, from the coding sequence ATGAATAGATCTTCAACTCCTGAGTATTTAGAAGAATTAGCAGCAGGTTATGTAGTAGGCAACCTCGACGCTGAAGAAGCTGAGGAATTTAGGCAACTGCTCGCAGAAAACCCTGAATTGCTCACAGAGGTGAATCATCTAGAAGAAGTAATGGGACAGCTGCTTTATGGGCTAAATGAAGTAGAGCCTCCACAACATCTTCGTTCAGCTATCCTCGAAGCTGCTGACATTTCAGCTAACCCTACCCCAGTATTAAAACGCTCTCCCTTACCGTGGAGTAAAATTGTTGCAAGTATTGCTGCGCTGTTGGTTCTGGTTTTAGGTTTGGAAAATTATCGCTTGCGCCAAGACCTGAGTATTGCCAAAAATGTCACTACACTACTCGAAAGTTCTGAAACTCGCCTTTTCTCCCTTAGAGGCATGGACATAGCAAATACTGCTTCTGGCAAGATTATAATGAATCCTCAGCAACAAAAAATCGCTATATTCATCCAGAAACTTCCTGCTCCACCTGTAGGACATGTTTATCGGCTCTGGGCATTAGTTGACAATGAAAAGATACCTTGCGGACAGTTAAGCTCTAATCCGCAGTTCATGATTTTAGACAAACTTTCTATTCCCCCTGACCTTTATTCAGATATATCAGGGTTAATTGTTACCTTAGAATCATCCCAAATCAACTCAGATCCTGTGGGACAGGTGGTGATGAAAAGCATTCTGTAG
- a CDS encoding sigma-70 family RNA polymerase sigma factor, with product MKQGLEATLKLPAQVYYRKRMEPSSFNDKPQEAPSPLTDAELFQALKTRQPSAFSILYDRYGSLVYGVALKVLKNSQEAEDLTQEIFLALWRNVTYNPQHGYFIRYLITMTRSRAIDKLRSRGRNLKLLERWGQTERQETDSSTPFEQASYQERSQHVRSALAQLPQEQRQVLEMAYDKGFSQSEIAQQLDIPLGTVKTRTRQGLLKLKQILRDSIG from the coding sequence GTGAAACAAGGATTGGAAGCGACTCTGAAATTACCTGCTCAGGTTTATTATCGAAAACGCATGGAGCCTAGCTCTTTTAATGATAAGCCTCAAGAAGCTCCATCGCCTCTAACGGATGCAGAGCTATTTCAGGCACTCAAGACTAGGCAACCTTCGGCGTTTAGTATTCTCTACGATCGCTACGGTAGTCTTGTCTACGGGGTAGCACTCAAAGTCTTAAAAAATTCTCAAGAGGCAGAAGACTTGACCCAAGAAATTTTTCTGGCTCTGTGGCGTAATGTTACCTATAATCCCCAGCATGGCTATTTCATCAGATATCTAATCACCATGACTCGCTCACGTGCGATCGACAAACTTCGTTCTCGTGGGAGAAACTTAAAACTCCTTGAACGCTGGGGTCAAACAGAACGGCAAGAAACAGACTCTTCTACTCCTTTTGAACAGGCTTCCTATCAAGAGCGTTCCCAGCACGTTCGCTCTGCCTTAGCACAACTTCCCCAAGAACAACGTCAGGTATTAGAAATGGCTTACGACAAAGGATTCAGTCAATCGGAAATTGCTCAACAACTAGATATCCCTTTAGGGACAGTCAAGACTCGAACCCGTCAAGGTCTGCTGAAACTGAAGCAAATCCTACGAGATTCAATTGGATAG
- a CDS encoding peptidase, whose protein sequence is MKRAFRKYHRMIAIAVFLPLTVSVVTGISMTLTDQWFHQPELTGFLIKVHTGEIFGLAAIYPILQGLGLIGLIVTGLSMTGLFSQVYKPKK, encoded by the coding sequence ATGAAACGAGCTTTTCGTAAATATCATCGCATGATTGCGATCGCAGTCTTTCTACCTTTGACTGTTTCCGTAGTTACTGGCATCAGCATGACGTTAACAGACCAGTGGTTCCATCAACCAGAGTTAACCGGATTTCTCATCAAAGTTCATACTGGCGAAATCTTTGGGCTGGCAGCGATTTATCCCATCTTGCAGGGCTTGGGACTAATCGGCTTAATAGTGACTGGTCTAAGTATGACTGGTCTATTTTCTCAAGTGTATAAACCAAAAAAATAG
- a CDS encoding cupredoxin domain-containing protein — protein MKYRSYILVAVVSAVLVTLLHLYGCNPQSTQPLNQPKVTTNQPLEQEKGSTQKANATVKIHNFKFEPTTLKINVGESIKFANSDEEPHTVTATDGSFDSKALDTEEAWTHTFTKPGAFPYICAIHPFMKGTVTVTSTKGKNET, from the coding sequence ATGAAGTATCGTTCATACATACTAGTCGCAGTTGTTTCTGCGGTGCTAGTTACTTTGTTACATCTCTATGGTTGTAACCCTCAATCTACACAGCCTCTAAATCAACCAAAGGTAACGACTAATCAACCTTTGGAACAAGAAAAGGGAAGTACCCAAAAAGCAAATGCAACTGTCAAAATTCACAATTTCAAATTTGAACCGACAACCCTAAAAATTAACGTTGGTGAAAGCATAAAGTTTGCCAACAGCGATGAAGAACCGCACACCGTCACTGCAACAGATGGCTCCTTCGATTCCAAAGCTCTTGATACAGAAGAGGCTTGGACGCATACCTTTACTAAGCCTGGAGCCTTTCCTTATATTTGTGCCATTCATCCCTTCATGAAAGGGACAGTTACTGTAACTTCAACGAAAGGAAAAAATGAAACGTAG
- a CDS encoding metallophosphoesterase family protein, which produces MKRRNFINHVGWTGLGILWAVGGNGLLSSCNVSETTDKKQLNSSSLSFVQISDTHIGFHKPANEHVTQTLQKAINAINSLPTPPAFVVHTGDISHLSKPAEFDQAKQILSQLKAPLFTLPGEHDTIGDRGKAYSEAFSQKDKKEGLQSWDHSGVHFVSLTNVLDFGETGKGKLGQAQLDLLAKDLAAQKGDTPLVVFSHIPLYDLYPKWGWATADSANALSLLSRFSSVTVLNGHIHQIIQHSEGNIRFSTAASTAYPLPSPGNGEQPAPVKLPENHLLAVLGFRTVEFAPGHDTKVDQHSLA; this is translated from the coding sequence ATGAAACGTAGAAACTTCATTAATCATGTCGGTTGGACTGGTCTTGGTATCCTGTGGGCTGTTGGTGGAAATGGCTTATTAAGCTCGTGCAATGTCAGTGAAACCACAGATAAAAAACAATTGAATTCCTCCTCGCTGTCATTCGTACAAATTAGCGATACTCACATTGGTTTTCATAAGCCGGCAAACGAGCATGTTACACAAACGCTGCAAAAAGCAATCAATGCTATCAATTCATTACCGACACCACCAGCGTTTGTAGTGCATACAGGTGACATAAGTCACCTTTCTAAGCCTGCGGAATTCGATCAAGCTAAACAAATTCTTTCACAGTTGAAAGCACCACTATTTACACTACCAGGAGAACACGATACGATAGGCGATCGCGGTAAAGCTTACTCTGAAGCTTTCAGCCAAAAGGATAAAAAAGAAGGATTGCAGTCCTGGGATCACTCTGGTGTACATTTTGTATCCCTGACCAATGTGCTTGATTTTGGTGAGACAGGAAAAGGCAAGCTTGGTCAAGCTCAACTAGACTTACTAGCAAAAGACCTCGCAGCACAAAAAGGTGACACTCCTTTAGTTGTATTTAGTCATATTCCCCTTTATGACCTTTACCCCAAGTGGGGTTGGGCAACAGCAGATTCGGCTAACGCTCTCTCGTTATTGTCCCGGTTCTCATCCGTGACCGTACTAAATGGTCATATCCATCAAATCATTCAGCATTCGGAAGGAAATATCCGGTTTTCTACCGCTGCATCGACAGCTTATCCACTACCTTCCCCCGGAAATGGAGAACAGCCTGCTCCCGTCAAGTTGCCAGAAAATCACTTGCTGGCAGTGCTGGGATTCCGCACAGTGGAATTTGCTCCTGGTCATGACACAAAAGTTGACCAACATTCTCTGGCTTAG
- the kdpC gene encoding K(+)-transporting ATPase subunit C yields MSFARDAGRAVRSTLLLWVITAIIYPLLMIALGQIVFPFQANGSLIKNAQNQVVGSALIGQPFTSDRYFNSRPSSTNYSTADPKKDEAGVLKTGVSGASNLAPSNPALRDRIAGKNDEGDFNRLKKAGVQPTADLVYTSGSSLDPHITPEAAKAQIARVAKTRQLQPNQLETLISQNTDNRFLGIFGEPGVNVLKLNLALDRI; encoded by the coding sequence ATGAGTTTTGCACGCGATGCTGGTAGAGCCGTTCGTTCTACTTTGTTACTGTGGGTGATTACAGCTATTATTTATCCTTTGCTGATGATTGCCTTGGGACAAATTGTATTTCCCTTTCAAGCAAATGGTAGTCTAATTAAAAATGCCCAAAATCAAGTTGTCGGTTCTGCTTTAATTGGTCAACCTTTTACTTCAGACCGCTACTTTAATAGTCGTCCCAGCAGCACTAACTACAGTACAGCAGACCCGAAAAAAGATGAAGCCGGAGTGTTGAAAACTGGGGTATCCGGTGCAAGCAACTTGGCGCCGAGTAATCCGGCATTGCGCGATCGCATCGCTGGAAAAAACGATGAAGGTGACTTCAATCGTCTGAAAAAAGCCGGCGTGCAACCGACAGCAGATTTAGTTTACACCTCTGGTTCCAGCCTTGACCCCCACATTACCCCAGAAGCTGCCAAAGCACAAATTGCCAGAGTAGCAAAAACGCGACAACTCCAACCAAACCAACTGGAAACCCTAATTTCGCAAAACACCGATAATCGCTTTCTGGGCATCTTCGGTGAACCTGGAGTTAACGTCTTAAAACTAAATCTCGCTTTGGACAGAATTTAA
- a CDS encoding potassium-transporting ATPase subunit F encodes MKKHLIPSQQISVQTLETVTEIWSQWRRQKLPLYLFLAMCFNLIVAPLVYAATGETHSRPQSWALGLLGLVVLSLSIYLFFVMFVPEKF; translated from the coding sequence ATGAAAAAACATCTTATACCATCACAACAAATTTCAGTCCAAACATTAGAAACAGTAACCGAAATTTGGTCACAATGGCGTAGACAAAAGCTGCCGTTGTATCTGTTCTTAGCAATGTGTTTCAACTTAATAGTAGCGCCTCTGGTCTACGCTGCTACTGGTGAAACACATTCCCGCCCTCAATCTTGGGCATTGGGACTATTAGGATTAGTAGTTTTGAGTCTTTCAATATATCTGTTTTTCGTGATGTTTGTACCGGAGAAATTCTAA